From the genome of Halomonas sp. MCCC 1A13316, one region includes:
- a CDS encoding indolepyruvate oxidoreductase subunit beta family protein yields the protein MPDMTTATRPITLAIMAMGGQGGGVLSDWIVHLAESNGYLAQATSVPGVAQRTGATIYYLELFPEAEAERAGQAPVLALMPSPGDVDIVLAAEFMEAGRALERGLVTPDRSTVIASSHRVYGITEKSALGNGILDPEPIREQLRRHARRFIEFDMEDTARRQGSVISAVLFGALAGSQTLPFPREAFEQAIRDGGIGVAASLRAFDEGFQQAQGAEPHAAPSDASPREAETSPKTGDAELDAILGEIDSRFSEPVRQVVREGVLRLIDYQDLEYAGEYLGLLQERRKHMPAEEEQHMPLLRELARHLALWMSYEDTIRVADMKIRRQRQDRVRSEVKAEPEQIVYTAEFMHPRVEEICDTLPAGLGSWVMRTDSIRRPLAKITQRGRRISPQRLRGFLLLLSVASLRRWRKRTLRYRDEWQRIAAWLAAVDRALAISPDVALEVIKAQGLVKGYGDTHQRGLASFNTVMLAFERFGDEPDAAARLHQLRDAALADEKGETLQRSVGEWKPKVQEAGTSRIAVKQL from the coding sequence ATGCCTGACATGACCACAGCCACGCGTCCGATCACACTGGCCATCATGGCCATGGGCGGCCAGGGCGGTGGCGTGCTCTCCGACTGGATCGTCCACCTGGCCGAGAGCAACGGCTATCTGGCCCAGGCCACCTCGGTGCCCGGCGTCGCCCAGCGCACCGGGGCCACCATCTACTATCTCGAGCTCTTTCCCGAAGCCGAGGCCGAACGCGCCGGCCAGGCGCCGGTACTGGCGTTGATGCCCTCGCCGGGCGATGTCGATATCGTGCTGGCCGCCGAGTTCATGGAGGCCGGCCGTGCCCTGGAGCGCGGGCTGGTGACCCCGGACCGCTCCACGGTGATCGCCTCGAGCCACCGGGTCTATGGCATCACCGAGAAGAGCGCCTTGGGCAACGGCATTCTCGACCCGGAACCGATACGCGAGCAGCTTCGCCGGCATGCCCGGCGCTTCATCGAGTTCGACATGGAAGACACGGCGCGCCGCCAGGGCAGCGTGATCAGCGCCGTACTGTTCGGCGCCCTGGCCGGCAGCCAGACGCTGCCCTTCCCACGCGAGGCGTTCGAGCAGGCGATACGCGACGGCGGCATCGGTGTCGCGGCGAGCCTGCGTGCCTTCGATGAAGGCTTCCAGCAGGCACAGGGGGCCGAACCCCATGCAGCGCCGAGCGACGCCTCGCCAAGGGAAGCCGAGACGTCGCCCAAAACAGGCGATGCGGAACTCGACGCCATACTGGGCGAGATCGACAGTCGCTTTTCCGAGCCGGTGCGGCAAGTGGTGCGCGAGGGCGTGCTGCGCCTGATCGACTATCAGGATCTTGAATACGCCGGAGAGTACCTGGGTCTGCTCCAGGAGCGCAGGAAGCATATGCCAGCAGAAGAGGAGCAGCATATGCCCCTTCTGCGCGAACTGGCCCGCCACCTGGCGCTGTGGATGAGCTACGAGGACACCATTCGCGTGGCCGATATGAAGATCCGCCGGCAACGCCAGGATCGGGTGCGCAGTGAGGTCAAGGCCGAGCCGGAGCAGATCGTCTACACTGCCGAATTCATGCATCCGCGCGTCGAGGAGATCTGCGACACCCTGCCGGCCGGCCTGGGTAGCTGGGTGATGCGTACCGACTCGATTCGCCGGCCACTGGCCAAAATCACCCAGCGCGGTCGGCGCATCAGCCCCCAGCGGCTGAGAGGGTTCCTACTGCTGCTGAGCGTGGCGAGCCTGCGGCGATGGCGCAAGCGAACCCTACGCTATCGTGATGAATGGCAGCGCATCGCGGCCTGGCTGGCTGCGGTCGATCGCGCGCTCGCCATCTCCCCGGATGTGGCCTTGGAAGTCATCAAGGCGCAGGGGTTGGTGAAAGGCTATGGCGACACCCATCAGCGCGGCTTGGCCAGTTTCAATACCGTGATGCTGGCCTTCGAACGCTTCGGCGATGAACCGGATGCCGCCGCTCGCCTGCACCAGCTCCGCGACGCCGCTCTCGCCGACGAGAAGGGCGAAACCCTGCAGCGCAGCGTGGGGGAATGGAAGCCGAAAGTGCAGGAAGCGGGCACCTCTCGCATCGCCGTGAAGCAGCTCTAG
- a CDS encoding bifunctional diguanylate cyclase/phosphodiesterase, translating into MPDDFALLEAQQDIHELVAQQAPLGHTLEAIADWIGMMLPGAEVAFMRFDSTNCTLSLFPSPRFSQHYFEQLQNVPLGPEAASFGAAAYHRRQVFTEDIQTDPRWASFRSAALAEGFRACWSSPVVTAQGELLGTFGTYYREPNAPSDLSKRRLRQAAALVALATVRDRDNRHHRTLAEWHHSLFAYHPHGVYEFDLEGRFKRGNIAQESITGCSEEELLGRHFNEFVAPAYRELTQAAFDAAKAGASRRYETLATHIDGHTCHLEVTNFPVIVEGEIVGVYGICQDITQRKRQEAELRLLKRGIEASPNGVVMSDATQPDMPLVYANEAFCELTGYAQEEVLGKSCRFLQGDETHPKDIEAIRQALAAQADVQVTLLNYRKDGTPFWNRLAISPVFDDGGHCTHFIGIQEDITRDRSQEARIAYQATHDMLTDLPNRSVLDDRLEQDFRLSQREQSLLAVMYLDLDGFKAINDGLGHAMGNRVLMSVAGRLRQLLGPSDTLARLTGDEFVFLMPGFKDRAEVAAAAERILAALECPFEIEGRTLYISTSIGIACSDEDVQQAHELVQHADLAVEAAKRQGRNTWQWYQGDGKQAISEHALLRHDLDTALRENQFELYYQPIVDAVSGQICSVEALVRWHHPRHGMVSPGIFIPIAEQTGQIIPLGRWVLEQACRSLADLHAKGERVYPVAVNISSLQFRRDGFLDEVRRILKETGLPPELLELEMTESILLGGAEEAIEMIRILDGMNITVAIDDFGTGFSSLSYLRDLPIHKIKLDRAFIRNILTDHSSAAIVQGIIAMAHHMGLAVVAEGIEEREQQLDLIRRDCDMLQGFYFARPMPWEDLLTLPNPLPEGVRGGN; encoded by the coding sequence GTGCCCGACGATTTCGCCCTGCTGGAAGCCCAGCAGGACATTCATGAACTGGTTGCTCAGCAGGCTCCGCTTGGGCATACCCTTGAGGCGATTGCCGACTGGATCGGCATGATGCTGCCTGGCGCCGAAGTGGCTTTCATGCGCTTCGATTCGACGAACTGCACGCTCAGCCTGTTTCCCAGCCCTCGCTTCTCGCAGCACTATTTCGAGCAGCTCCAGAATGTCCCCCTTGGCCCGGAGGCCGCCTCCTTCGGTGCGGCGGCTTACCATCGCCGGCAAGTATTTACGGAAGATATCCAGACGGATCCACGCTGGGCATCGTTTCGCAGTGCTGCCCTGGCCGAGGGGTTTCGAGCATGCTGGTCGAGCCCAGTGGTCACCGCGCAAGGAGAGCTGCTGGGCACGTTTGGTACCTATTACCGTGAGCCCAACGCCCCCAGCGACTTGAGCAAGAGACGCCTTCGACAAGCCGCGGCCCTGGTCGCCCTGGCGACTGTCCGGGATCGTGACAATCGCCATCATCGTACCCTGGCCGAGTGGCATCACTCGCTGTTCGCTTATCATCCGCACGGCGTATATGAGTTCGATCTAGAGGGCAGGTTCAAGCGTGGGAACATTGCCCAGGAGTCGATTACTGGCTGCTCCGAAGAAGAGCTTTTGGGTCGCCACTTCAATGAGTTCGTCGCACCAGCGTATCGCGAACTGACCCAGGCCGCCTTCGATGCTGCCAAGGCCGGCGCATCTCGCCGGTACGAGACCTTGGCCACCCATATTGACGGCCACACCTGCCATTTGGAAGTCACCAATTTTCCCGTCATCGTCGAGGGCGAAATCGTTGGCGTCTACGGCATCTGCCAGGACATCACCCAGCGTAAACGCCAGGAAGCCGAGCTGCGTCTGTTGAAGCGCGGCATTGAGGCCAGCCCCAATGGGGTCGTCATGAGCGATGCCACCCAACCAGACATGCCGCTCGTCTATGCCAATGAAGCTTTCTGCGAGCTGACGGGATATGCGCAGGAAGAAGTGCTTGGTAAGAGCTGCCGTTTTTTGCAGGGCGACGAAACCCATCCCAAGGACATCGAGGCGATACGACAGGCCCTTGCCGCCCAAGCCGACGTACAGGTCACGCTGCTCAACTACCGCAAGGACGGCACCCCCTTCTGGAACCGGCTGGCCATCAGCCCGGTTTTCGATGACGGCGGACACTGTACTCACTTTATCGGCATTCAGGAGGACATAACGCGAGACCGGAGCCAGGAGGCCCGGATCGCCTACCAGGCCACTCACGACATGCTCACTGACCTGCCCAACCGGTCCGTGCTCGATGACCGCCTCGAGCAGGACTTCCGATTGAGCCAGCGGGAACAGAGCCTGCTGGCGGTCATGTATCTTGACCTTGACGGTTTCAAGGCGATCAACGATGGCTTGGGCCATGCCATGGGCAACCGAGTACTGATGTCGGTCGCCGGCCGCCTTCGTCAGTTGCTTGGCCCCAGCGATACCTTGGCCCGCCTCACCGGGGATGAGTTCGTCTTCCTGATGCCCGGCTTCAAGGATCGCGCGGAGGTGGCCGCCGCCGCCGAGCGTATACTCGCAGCGCTGGAGTGCCCCTTCGAGATAGAGGGGCGTACCTTGTATATCAGCACCAGCATCGGTATCGCCTGCAGCGATGAGGACGTTCAACAGGCACACGAGTTGGTTCAACACGCCGACCTGGCCGTGGAAGCGGCGAAGCGACAGGGACGCAATACCTGGCAGTGGTATCAGGGAGATGGTAAGCAGGCCATCAGCGAACACGCGCTGCTGCGTCATGATCTCGACACGGCGCTGCGTGAGAACCAGTTCGAGCTCTATTATCAGCCGATCGTCGATGCCGTCAGTGGCCAGATCTGCAGCGTCGAAGCCCTGGTTCGCTGGCACCACCCCAGGCATGGGATGGTGTCGCCCGGCATTTTTATTCCTATCGCCGAGCAGACCGGCCAGATCATACCCTTGGGCCGCTGGGTGCTGGAACAAGCGTGTCGAAGCCTGGCCGACCTGCACGCCAAGGGCGAACGGGTGTACCCCGTGGCGGTCAATATTTCGTCGCTGCAGTTCCGCCGCGACGGCTTTCTCGATGAAGTGCGGCGTATCCTGAAAGAGACGGGGCTGCCGCCTGAACTCCTCGAACTGGAGATGACCGAGAGCATCCTGCTGGGGGGCGCCGAGGAAGCCATCGAGATGATTCGCATCCTGGACGGGATGAACATCACGGTTGCCATTGACGATTTCGGCACCGGCTTCTCCAGCCTCAGCTACTTGCGCGACCTGCCCATTCACAAGATCAAGCTGGACCGCGCGTTCATTCGGAACATCCTTACCGACCACAGCAGTGCCGCTATAGTACAGGGCATCATCGCCATGGCCCATCACATGGGCTTGGCGGTGGTGGCCGAAGGTATCGAGGAGCGTGAGCAGCAGTTGGATCTGATTCGTCGCGATTGTGACATGCTGCAGGGTTTTTACTTCGCCAGGCCGATGCCCTGGGAGGATCTGTTGACCCTGCCCAACCCTTTACCTGAAGGCGTACGCGGAGGGAATTAA
- a CDS encoding diguanylate cyclase, whose translation MAINVFCKRLAMAVIVPVILVTATLYPVFRAHLDARLDGAISTADALLQGGHRTLQKDINASINHLLATAEMPLLKRYLDGVGVAQSPPLEAATQLTKAQVRALFDTLLPHYARYAQLSLTDLDGRALLSVGHAGLPPAGQDANAVLLHEARLLAPRDVYLSSPRRRLPYESGPSVGRPVMDIATPVYDTQGHRKGILRFTLDWQTLATHLQQTMALDAASYPLLVDARGTWLLDETQGPLPFGGHFASHSPETWKALLPRHHGKTDLDERLVMFQTYDARIHHYQSQAGMVTSEPGLQPWRLGIVLTKPSLATLLHEEKTLLFILLLLYLLSIAFGVYWAISHHRQHALRRQAQQLSHEAHQYALDVRDLYENAPCGYHSLDADGRVVKMNRTELAWLGYSAEEVIEKRNYRNFVTPETRQAFETAFQAVLGPEREGAAECELLTRSGETLPVVIQATAYITRHGYVNTRAMVFDLSERKQMEEALARQAMTDPLTGLGNRRYLHDQAAREMARARRSGAPLSLIAIDLDHFKRINDEYGHDAGDLVLQAFARTAQGLLREGDVLCRMGGEEFVAMLPDTPLDQAIQVAERLRQALENAPVEVGQEGIDKHLLRYTASLGVTSVDMDEPSLKPAIKRADSGLYEAKAQGRNRVVWM comes from the coding sequence GTGGCGATCAACGTTTTCTGCAAGCGACTGGCCATGGCCGTCATCGTGCCTGTCATCCTGGTAACGGCTACCCTGTACCCGGTCTTTCGCGCCCACCTTGACGCTCGGCTCGATGGGGCCATATCCACAGCGGATGCCCTGCTGCAGGGGGGCCACAGGACGCTGCAGAAAGACATCAACGCCAGCATCAATCATCTGCTGGCAACGGCCGAGATGCCGTTGCTCAAGCGTTATCTGGATGGCGTGGGGGTGGCCCAATCCCCGCCTCTCGAGGCCGCCACACAGCTCACCAAAGCGCAAGTTCGCGCCTTGTTCGATACACTGTTGCCTCACTATGCTCGCTATGCCCAGCTGAGCTTGACCGACCTGGATGGCCGAGCGCTGCTGAGCGTCGGCCACGCCGGCTTACCGCCCGCCGGGCAAGATGCCAATGCCGTTCTTCTCCACGAGGCCAGGTTGCTTGCGCCTCGCGATGTCTATCTCTCTTCGCCAAGACGCCGCTTGCCGTATGAAAGCGGGCCGTCGGTTGGCCGTCCCGTGATGGATATCGCAACCCCCGTGTACGATACGCAGGGGCATCGTAAAGGCATTCTGCGCTTCACTCTGGATTGGCAAACACTCGCGACTCACCTTCAACAAACCATGGCACTCGATGCCGCGTCCTACCCGCTGCTGGTGGATGCACGCGGAACCTGGCTACTGGACGAGACACAAGGTCCGCTACCCTTCGGCGGCCACTTCGCGTCCCACTCGCCGGAAACCTGGAAGGCCTTGTTGCCGCGCCATCATGGCAAGACAGACCTCGACGAGCGGCTCGTGATGTTCCAGACGTACGACGCTCGCATCCACCATTACCAAAGCCAGGCCGGAATGGTGACCAGCGAGCCAGGCCTTCAACCCTGGCGGCTAGGTATCGTCTTGACCAAGCCCAGTCTCGCAACGCTTCTCCATGAAGAGAAAACCCTGCTTTTCATCCTTCTCCTGCTGTATCTCTTATCCATCGCCTTCGGTGTGTATTGGGCGATCAGCCATCATCGCCAGCACGCGCTGCGGCGACAGGCTCAGCAGCTCTCCCACGAGGCACATCAGTACGCCCTCGATGTGAGGGATCTCTACGAGAACGCGCCCTGCGGCTACCACTCACTCGACGCGGATGGCCGAGTGGTGAAGATGAACCGCACCGAGCTCGCCTGGCTGGGATACAGTGCCGAGGAGGTTATCGAAAAGCGCAATTACCGCAACTTCGTCACGCCCGAAACTCGCCAGGCCTTCGAAACGGCTTTCCAGGCTGTCCTGGGCCCTGAGCGCGAGGGCGCCGCGGAGTGCGAACTGCTCACTCGCAGCGGCGAGACGCTCCCCGTGGTCATTCAGGCTACCGCCTATATCACGCGCCATGGATATGTGAACACGCGTGCCATGGTCTTCGATCTAAGCGAACGCAAGCAGATGGAAGAGGCATTGGCTCGCCAGGCCATGACGGACCCGCTAACAGGGCTGGGCAATCGTCGCTATCTGCATGACCAAGCCGCCAGAGAGATGGCCCGAGCACGACGGAGCGGTGCCCCCCTCAGCCTGATCGCCATCGACCTGGACCATTTCAAGCGCATCAATGACGAGTATGGCCACGATGCAGGCGACCTTGTGCTGCAGGCCTTTGCCAGAACGGCCCAAGGCCTGCTGAGAGAGGGCGATGTGCTCTGCCGGATGGGTGGTGAAGAGTTCGTTGCCATGCTTCCCGATACCCCTCTGGATCAGGCCATACAAGTCGCCGAGCGACTCCGCCAGGCGCTGGAAAATGCCCCGGTAGAAGTGGGCCAGGAAGGGATCGATAAGCACCTGCTTCGCTACACCGCTTCACTCGGTGTCACATCGGTAGACATGGACGAGCCCAGCCTCAAGCCCGCCATCAAGCGAGCCGACAGTGGGCTCTATGAAGCCAAGGCGCAGGGACGCAACCGGGTGGTCTGGATGTAG
- a CDS encoding TRAP transporter large permease gives MEWHSALLLLVGGLVCLMALGLPVVFAFIAINLVGAFIFMGGEMGIMQMARNSAEAITSFSLIPIPLFVLMGEVLFHTGLAYKAITAIERLIKRVPGRLSIVSVLGGTAFATLSGSSIANTAMMGSSLLPDMLKRGYHPSIAMGPIMAVGGIAMLIPPSALAVTLGSLAGISIGELLIGGIIPGILMGVAVLMYVMIRCSWNPELAPADDGDESLTAWQRWQPFCVYVLPLSGIFVAVVGSLLAGWAEPTESAAFGAVAATLAALCYRCLTLESLSKSLMETAKVSVMILFVLVASTTFSQLLSFSGATNGLLKVVTGWELTPLMVVLGMLLVLLVLGCFADQISMIMITLPFFMPLVASLGIDPIWIGVLFLVAMEISFLTPPFGLLLIVMQGVAPPGIRLTQVYQAAFPFLLLQMLVLALVVALPWLATGLPNLMR, from the coding sequence ATGGAGTGGCATTCAGCTCTACTTCTGCTGGTGGGCGGGCTTGTCTGTCTGATGGCGCTGGGCCTGCCGGTGGTCTTCGCCTTTATCGCGATCAATCTCGTCGGTGCCTTTATCTTCATGGGCGGCGAGATGGGCATCATGCAGATGGCGCGCAACAGCGCCGAGGCCATCACCAGCTTTTCGCTGATTCCCATCCCCCTCTTCGTGCTCATGGGTGAAGTCCTGTTTCACACGGGCCTCGCCTACAAGGCCATTACCGCCATCGAGCGGTTGATCAAGCGCGTTCCCGGCCGCCTGAGCATCGTCTCGGTACTGGGCGGCACCGCGTTCGCCACCCTCTCCGGGTCGAGCATTGCCAACACCGCCATGATGGGGAGCTCGCTGCTACCGGACATGCTCAAGCGCGGCTACCACCCTTCCATCGCCATGGGTCCGATCATGGCAGTGGGCGGCATTGCCATGCTGATCCCGCCTTCGGCGCTGGCGGTCACCTTGGGCAGCCTGGCCGGCATTTCCATCGGCGAGCTACTGATCGGCGGCATCATTCCGGGCATTCTCATGGGTGTTGCCGTGCTGATGTACGTGATGATCCGCTGCTCGTGGAATCCCGAGCTGGCCCCGGCGGATGACGGCGACGAAAGCCTCACTGCTTGGCAGCGCTGGCAACCCTTCTGTGTCTATGTGCTTCCCCTGAGCGGCATCTTCGTGGCCGTGGTAGGAAGCCTGCTGGCCGGCTGGGCCGAACCCACGGAATCCGCCGCCTTCGGCGCCGTCGCGGCCACCCTCGCTGCCCTGTGCTACCGCTGCCTGACCTTGGAGTCACTGAGCAAGTCGCTGATGGAAACGGCCAAGGTCTCGGTCATGATCCTGTTCGTGCTGGTGGCCTCTACCACGTTCTCCCAGCTGCTCTCCTTCTCCGGCGCCACCAACGGGCTGCTGAAAGTGGTGACTGGCTGGGAACTGACACCGCTGATGGTCGTGCTGGGCATGCTGCTGGTGCTGCTGGTGCTGGGCTGTTTTGCCGACCAGATCAGCATGATCATGATTACCCTGCCCTTCTTCATGCCGCTCGTGGCGAGCCTGGGTATCGACCCGATCTGGATCGGCGTGCTGTTCCTGGTCGCCATGGAGATCAGCTTCCTGACCCCGCCCTTCGGGCTGTTGCTGATCGTGATGCAGGGCGTCGCCCCACCGGGCATCCGCCTGACCCAGGTCTATCAGGCCGCGTTTCCCTTCCTGCTGCTGCAGATGCTGGTTCTGGCGCTGGTGGTTGCACTGCCCTGGCTGGCCACCGGCTTGCCAAACCTGATGCGCTGA
- a CDS encoding TRAP transporter small permease → MNDTTLVDKTVARSPLLKAYHYVMQTCGLAAGIIIGVVSIVIVLNVLSRNLGVGSIYGTVEGSEYAIAAATFLAAPWVLYHGAHVRVDLLQQALPKAYRSYLEMGINLLGALVCLCFGYYLLATGAEYLSRGSMVYKSFVFPEWWTFILPTTCFALLTLEFLRRLWRLMLPRER, encoded by the coding sequence GTGAATGACACCACTCTTGTCGACAAGACGGTGGCACGTTCACCGTTGCTGAAGGCGTACCACTACGTCATGCAAACCTGCGGCCTTGCCGCAGGTATCATCATCGGTGTCGTGTCGATTGTCATCGTCCTCAATGTCTTGAGCCGCAACCTGGGTGTCGGTTCGATCTACGGCACAGTGGAAGGCAGCGAATACGCCATCGCCGCCGCCACCTTCCTGGCCGCCCCCTGGGTGCTCTATCACGGCGCCCATGTGCGGGTGGATCTTCTCCAACAGGCGCTGCCAAAGGCATACCGGAGTTATCTGGAAATGGGCATCAACCTGCTCGGTGCCCTGGTCTGCCTGTGCTTCGGCTACTACTTGCTGGCCACCGGCGCCGAGTACCTGAGCCGCGGATCGATGGTCTACAAATCCTTCGTCTTTCCGGAGTGGTGGACGTTCATTCTCCCGACCACCTGCTTCGCTCTGCTGACCCTCGAGTTCCTGCGCCGCCTGTGGCGCCTCATGCTGCCACGGGAGCGTTGA
- a CDS encoding thiamine pyrophosphate-dependent enzyme, with product MAERTFVEEVKKLRLGQGETFQGEGILAVTKALLQSGVAYVGGYQGAPISHLMDVLADAQPILEELGVHFENNASEAAAAAMLAASVNYPLRGAVAWKSTVGTNVASDALANLASGGVTGGALIIVGEDYGDGSSIMQERTHAFAMKSQIWLLDPRPNLPSIVKAVEMGFELSEASNTPVMLELRIRACHVHGRFQTQANRSPDFTIDEALANPVRDTSRIVLPPASFQHEHEKINARWPAAVQFIQEHGLNETFPGEHGEVGLILQGGLYNSVIRGLERLGLADTFGNSRIPLHVLNVTYPLVDSELEAFCADKRAVLMIEEGQPDYLEQALSSILRRADIDTRLHGKDVLPKAGEYTGKVMLEGLRGFLAAAAPELLPQDEPARAPAPAAPTLPPRPPGFCTGCPERPIFTAMKLVERELGPRHVSCDIGCHLFSILPPFNIGNTTMGYGLGASAASAFHGSKGGRAISVMGDGGFWHNGLTNGVANAVYNGDDDVLLIVDNFYSAATGGQDLPSSRAENPNRHTNIPIEQAVKGVGVKWVRVVDRTYDVQRMKETLTEALTTQAKGPKVIIAQSECMLNLQRREKPKVRQALKEGKRTVRQRFGVDSDTCTGDHACIRISGCPSLSIQPNPDPLREHPIAQVDNTCVGCGLCGEAAHAAVLCPSFYRADVISHPSRWDRLKHRWRQGIIRRLQAWHEKRLAQLPSTAHLSGEAHA from the coding sequence ATGGCGGAAAGAACGTTTGTCGAAGAGGTCAAGAAGCTGCGTCTCGGGCAGGGTGAAACCTTCCAGGGCGAGGGCATTCTTGCCGTCACCAAGGCGCTACTGCAGTCCGGTGTCGCCTATGTCGGCGGCTACCAGGGTGCGCCGATCTCGCATCTCATGGACGTGCTGGCTGATGCCCAGCCGATCCTCGAGGAGCTCGGCGTGCACTTCGAGAACAACGCCAGCGAGGCCGCCGCCGCGGCCATGCTGGCCGCCTCGGTCAACTATCCCCTGCGCGGTGCCGTGGCCTGGAAATCCACGGTGGGCACCAACGTCGCCTCCGATGCTCTGGCCAACCTGGCCTCGGGCGGCGTGACCGGCGGCGCGCTGATCATCGTCGGGGAGGATTACGGCGACGGCTCGAGCATCATGCAGGAGCGCACCCACGCCTTTGCCATGAAAAGCCAGATCTGGCTGCTCGACCCGCGCCCCAACCTGCCCTCCATCGTCAAGGCAGTGGAGATGGGCTTCGAGCTGTCGGAAGCCAGCAATACCCCGGTCATGCTGGAGCTGCGTATCCGCGCCTGCCACGTGCACGGGCGCTTCCAGACCCAGGCAAACCGCTCCCCTGACTTCACCATCGACGAGGCCTTGGCCAACCCGGTGCGCGACACTAGCCGCATCGTACTGCCCCCAGCCAGCTTTCAGCACGAGCACGAAAAGATCAACGCGCGCTGGCCGGCCGCCGTCCAGTTCATCCAGGAGCACGGCCTCAACGAGACCTTTCCCGGCGAGCATGGCGAGGTCGGGCTGATCCTGCAGGGCGGGCTCTACAACAGCGTCATTCGCGGGCTCGAGCGCCTGGGCCTGGCCGACACCTTCGGCAACAGCCGCATCCCCCTGCATGTGCTCAACGTCACCTACCCGCTGGTGGACAGCGAGCTGGAAGCCTTCTGCGCCGACAAGCGTGCCGTGCTGATGATCGAAGAGGGGCAACCCGACTACCTGGAGCAGGCGCTTTCCAGCATTCTGCGTCGTGCCGATATCGACACCCGCCTGCACGGCAAGGACGTACTGCCAAAGGCCGGCGAATACACCGGCAAGGTGATGCTCGAAGGCCTGCGCGGCTTTCTGGCCGCCGCCGCCCCCGAACTGCTGCCACAGGACGAGCCGGCCCGCGCTCCAGCCCCAGCGGCGCCCACCCTGCCGCCTCGCCCGCCCGGGTTCTGCACCGGCTGCCCCGAGCGGCCCATCTTCACCGCCATGAAGCTCGTCGAACGCGAGCTGGGGCCACGCCATGTCAGCTGCGATATCGGCTGCCACCTGTTCTCGATCCTGCCGCCCTTCAATATCGGCAACACCACCATGGGCTATGGCCTGGGTGCCTCCGCGGCGTCGGCCTTCCACGGCTCCAAGGGCGGGCGCGCCATCAGCGTGATGGGCGACGGCGGCTTCTGGCACAACGGCCTGACCAACGGCGTCGCCAATGCCGTCTACAACGGCGACGACGATGTGCTGCTGATCGTAGACAACTTCTACTCGGCGGCCACCGGCGGGCAGGACCTCCCCTCCTCGCGTGCCGAGAACCCCAACCGCCATACCAATATCCCGATCGAGCAGGCGGTCAAAGGGGTGGGCGTCAAGTGGGTACGAGTCGTTGATCGCACCTACGACGTGCAGCGCATGAAGGAGACACTCACGGAAGCGCTGACCACCCAGGCCAAGGGGCCCAAGGTGATCATCGCCCAGTCGGAGTGCATGCTGAACCTGCAGCGGCGCGAGAAGCCCAAGGTGCGCCAGGCCCTCAAGGAGGGCAAGCGCACCGTTCGCCAGCGCTTCGGCGTCGACAGCGACACCTGCACCGGGGATCACGCCTGCATCCGTATTTCCGGCTGCCCCTCGCTGTCGATACAGCCCAATCCCGACCCGCTGCGCGAACACCCCATCGCCCAGGTCGACAACACCTGCGTGGGCTGTGGCCTGTGCGGCGAGGCGGCCCATGCCGCGGTGCTCTGCCCCTCCTTCTACCGCGCCGATGTCATCAGCCACCCCAGCCGCTGGGATCGCCTGAAGCATCGCTGGCGTCAAGGCATCATCCGCCGCCTGCAGGCATGGCACGAGAAACGCCTGGCCCAGTTGCCTTCTACTGCTCATCTTTCGGGAGAGGCCCATGCCTGA
- a CDS encoding acyl-CoA thioesterase, translated as MTYTTRRKVRFEHCDPAGIVFYPRYFEMINATVEDWFSDVVGCGFPELVASGRGVPVVALETQFLSPSRLGETLTFRLLPQAVGRTSLKLDITATGDDQPRLKVLLTLVLINLATGRPLPWPDAMRQEFLLNDT; from the coding sequence ATGACTTACACCACACGACGCAAGGTACGCTTCGAGCACTGCGACCCGGCCGGCATCGTCTTCTACCCGCGCTACTTCGAGATGATCAATGCCACCGTCGAAGACTGGTTCAGCGACGTGGTGGGCTGCGGCTTTCCCGAGCTCGTGGCATCGGGGCGAGGCGTTCCTGTCGTCGCCCTCGAAACCCAGTTTCTCTCGCCAAGCCGGCTGGGGGAGACCCTGACCTTCCGCCTGCTCCCGCAAGCCGTGGGGCGAACCAGCCTCAAGCTCGACATCACCGCCACAGGCGATGACCAGCCCCGCCTGAAAGTCCTGTTAACGCTGGTGCTGATCAATCTGGCAACCGGCCGCCCCCTGCCCTGGCCCGATGCCATGCGCCAGGAGTTCTTGCTCAACGACACCTGA